One region of Gossypium raimondii isolate GPD5lz chromosome 6, ASM2569854v1, whole genome shotgun sequence genomic DNA includes:
- the LOC105774857 gene encoding protein ENHANCED PSEUDOMONAS SUSCEPTIBILITY 1, translating into MEQSTVRIISECYVTPPHVSDQSKQPYYLTTWDLVMLSVQYIQKGLLYTKPENSCEENLINNVLDRLKQSLSIALVHFYPLSGRLVTKIEENPKSHFVFVDCNSSPGAKFIHAAVDLSVSDIVSPTYVPLVVQSFFDHDRAINYDGHTRPLLSIQVTELVDGVFIGCSMNHVLGDGATFWHFFNALSEIFQAQGDTKMKISRPPVLEKWFPEGHGPLLNLPFTNQDEFITRFEAPELLERMFHFSAKSIAKLKERANTESNTIEISSFQSLSAFVWRTITKARRFPNETVTGCRLAINNRSRLEPALPLDYFGNSIQSVRAVTTAGELLHHNLGWAAWKLHQAVVNHTDKQVRGFVNGWLDSPFIYKIAQLFDPQSVMFGSSPRFNMYENEFGLGKALMLRSGYAHKFDGKVSSYPGREGGGSVDLEICLPPSSMKALELDEEFMSVVSSGGIDI; encoded by the coding sequence ATGGAACAATCAACAGTTCGAATCATCTCAGAATGTTATGTTACACCACCACATGTTTCTGATCAATCAAAACAGCCTTACTATTTGACAACATGGGATCTTGTTATGTTGTCTGTACAGTACATCCAAAAGGGTCTTCTCTATACCAAACCAGAGAATAGTTGTGAAGAAAACTTGATCAACAATGTCTTGGACCGGCTCAAGCAATCCCTTTCCATTGCCCTCGTTCATTTCTATCCCTTATCAGGTCGGCTCGTAACGAAAATAGAAGAAAACCCAAAGTCTCATTTCGTGTTTGTGGATTGTAATAGCAGCCCAGGAGCCAAATTTATACATGCAGCTGTTGATTTATCTGTGTCCGACATTGTTTCACCTACATATGTTCCGTTGGTTGTTCAATCGTTCTTCGATCATGATCGAGCAATCAACTATGATGGTCACACCAGGCCTTTGTTATCGATTCAGGTCACCGAACTGGTAGATGGAGTGTTCATAGGTTGTTCAATGAACCATGTTCTTGGTGATGGAGCTACCTTTTGGCATTTCTTCAATGCATTATCCGAAATATTTCAAGCTCAAGGAGATACTAAAATGAAAATCTCACGTCCGCCAGTGCTAGAGAAATGGTTTCCAGAGGGTCATGGTCCATTACTTAACCTTCCTTTCACCAACCAAGATGAGTTCATCACTAGATTTGAAGCACCCGAGCTTTTAGAGAGAATGTTCCATTTCTCAGCAAAATCCATTGCAAAGCTCAAAGAAAGGGCTAACACAGAATCCAACACCATCGAAATCTCCTCCTTTCAATCTTTATCTGCATTTGTATGGCGAACTATAACAAAGGCACGTCGTTTCCCAAACGAAACAGTCACTGGTTGTAGGTTAGCTATAAACAATAGGTCAAGGCTAGAACCAGCTTTGCCCCTAGATTACTTTGGAAACTCAATTCAATCTGTTAGAGCAGTGACCACAGCTGGTGAACTGCTCCACCATAATCTCGGTTGGGCTGCTTGGAAACTACACCAAGCTGTGGTTAACCATACAGATAAACAAGTGCGTGGTTTCGTCAATGGTTGGCTTGATTCACCCTTTATTTACAAGATTGCTCAGCTTTTTGACCCACAAAGTGTGATGTTTGGAAGCTCGCCGAGGTTCAACATGTATGAAAATGAGTTTGGGTTAGGGAAAGCATTGATGCTTCGAAGCGGATATGCCCATAAGTTTGATGGGAAAGTTTCGTCGTATCCAGGACGTGAAGGTGGTGGAAGTGTTGACTTGGAAATTTGCCTTCCGCCATCTTCAATGAAAGCTCTTGAATTAGATGAAGAGTTCATGAGTGTTGTTTCTTCTGGTGGAATTgatatttga